In the genome of Pristis pectinata isolate sPriPec2 chromosome 10, sPriPec2.1.pri, whole genome shotgun sequence, one region contains:
- the mmut gene encoding methylmalonyl-CoA mutase, mitochondrial gives MLRAQPRLLRNCLRLRPKAEALTGEALRRGRHSLHPEWAALAEKQLKGKKAEDLIWRTPEGIAIKPVYSKRDTAELPEELPGVWPYTRGPYPTMYTYRPWTIRQYAGFSTVEESNRFYRNNIKAGQQGLSVAFDLPTHRGYDSDNPRVTGDVGMAGVAIDSVEDMKLLFDEIPLEKMSVSMTMNGAVLPILAMFIVTGQEQGVPEEKLTGTIQNDILKEFMVRNTFIFPPEPSMKIIADIFQYTAKHMPRFNSISISGYHIQEAGAGAVLELAYTIANGLEYCRTGIQVGLNIDEFAPRLSFFWGIGMNFYMEIAKLRAARRLWAHLIKEKFNAKNSKSLLLRAHCQTSGWSLTEQDPHNNIIRTVIEAMAAVFGGTQSLHTNSFDEALSLPTIQSSRIARNTQIIIQEESGIPKVADPWAGSFMMESLTNEVYDAALKLINEIEEMGGMAKAVADGIPKLRIEECAARNQARIDSGAEVIVGVNKYRLEKEEPVEVLVIDNTAVRNQQIAKLVKLRASRNQAAVEKCLNAITECARSGQGNLLAFAVEAARERCTVGEITDAMKVVFGEHQPSNRMVSGAYRHEFGDNEEISVAMSRIEKFAKNEGRRPRLLVAKMGQDGHDRGAKVIATGFADLGFDVDVGPLFQTPREVAQQAVDADVHCIGVSSLAAGHRTLVPELIKELCDLQRPDILVICGGVIPPQDYDALFKAGVSSIFGPGTRIPVAAVQVLGNIERNLVKRQQSL, from the exons ATGTTACGGGCGCAACCACGTCTCCTTCGGAACTGTTTGAGGCTGCGGCCCAAGGCCGAGGCCCTGACTGGGGAAGCGCTGCGTCGGGGCCGCCACTCTTTGCACCCGGAGTGGGCCGCTTTAGCCGAGAAGCAACTGAAGGGGAAGAAAGCCGAGGATCTGATATGGAGAACGCCGGAAGGCATCGCCATCAAACCGGTTTATTCCAAGCGGGACACGGCGGAGCTGCCCGAGGAACTGCCGGGCGTGTGGCCTTACACCCGGGGCCCTTACCCGACTATGTACACCTACAGGCCCTGGACCATCCGGCAGTACGCCGGCTTCAGCACAGTTGAGGAGAGCAACAGGTTTTACCGCAACAACATCAAAG CTGGTCAACAAGGACTTTCTGTGGCTTTTGATCTTCCCACTCACAGGGGATATGATTCAGACAACCCCCGTGTCACTGGAGATGTTGGAATGGCAGGGGTTGCAATAGACAGTGTGGAAGATATGAAGTTGCTGTTTGATGAAATTCCTTTGGAAAAGATGTCTGTTTCCATGACAATGAATGGTGCAGTGCTGCCAATCCTGGCTATGTTCATTGTGACGGGCCAAGAGCAAGGTGTTCCTGAAGAGAAGTTAACTGGCACAATTCAGAATGACATACTGAAAGAATTCATGGTCAGGAATACTTTCATTTTTCCACCTGAACCTTCCATGAAGATTATAGCCGATATATTCCAGTACACTGCGAAA CATATGCCCCGATTTAACTCCATTTCTATCAGTGGGTATCACATCCAAGAAGCTGGTGCTGGTGCTGTTTTGGAACTGGCTTATACTATAGCAAATGGTTTGGAATACTGCAGGACTGGTATCCAAGTGGGACTTAACATTGATGAATTTGCACCACG gcTTTCTTTCTTTTGGGGAATTGGTATGAATTTTTACATGGAAATAGCAAAGCTAAGAGCAGCTAGACGGCTATGGGCACActtaattaaagaaaaatttaaTGCTAAGAATTCAAAGTCTTTACTGCTGAGAGCTCATTGTCAGACATCTGGTTGGTCTCTTACTGAGCAG GATCCACACAACAACATTATTCGCACAGTTATTGAGGCAATGGCAGCTGTGTTCGGAGGAACTCAGTCATTGCATACTAATTCTTTTGATGAAGCATTAAGTTTACCCACAATACAAAGCTCACGGATTGCCAGGAATACTCAGATCATCATCCAAGAGGAATCTGGCATCCCAAAAGTAGCGGATCCTTGGGCAGGTTCATTTATGATGGAGTCTCTAACTAATGAGGTGTATGATGCTGCTTTAAAG CTTATTAATGAGATTGAAGAAATGGGTGGTATGGCTAAAGCGGTAGCCGATGGAATACCAAAACTTCGTATTGAAGAGTGTGCAGCCAGAAACCAAGCAAGGATTGACTCTG GTGCTGAGGTAATTGTGGGAGTAAACAAGTACCGTCTGGAGAAAGAGGAACCTGTGGAAGTGTTAGTTATAGACAACACTGCAGTGCGCAACCAACAGATTGCAAAGCTAGTAAAG TTAAGAGCATCCAGAAATCAAGCAGCAGTTGAAAAGTGCCTGAATGCCATTACCGAATGTGCACGCTCGGGACAAGGAAATCTGCTGGCTTTTGCGGTGGAAGCTGCTCGTGAAAG ATGCACAGTTGGAGAAATTACAGATGCAATGAAAGTAGTGTTTGGTGAACATCAACCTAGTAACCGCATGGTGAGCGGTGCATACCGACATGAATTTGGTGACAACGAAGAAATATCTGTGGCAATGAGCAG GATTGAGAAGTTTGCTAAAAATGAAGGTCGCCGACCTCGCCTGCTCGTTGCTAAAATGGGTCAAGATGGGCATGATCGAGGAGCAAAGGTTATTGCCACAGGATTTGCTGATCTGGGTTTTGATGTGGATGTAGGACCCTTATTTCAG ACTCCTCGGGAGGTAGCACAGCAGGCAGTAGATGCAGATGTGCATTGCATTGGTGTCAGTTCTTTGGCAGCTGGCCATCGAACTCTGGTGCCAGAATTGATAAAAGAGCTTTGTGATCTTCAGCGCCCTGATATTTTGGTCATCTGTGGTGGTGTGATTCCTCCTCAG GATTATGATGCCTTGTTCAAGGcaggtgtttccagcatctttggtCCAGGTACTAGAATTCCTGTTGCTGCTGTACAGGTCCTTGGTAACATTGAGAGAAATTTAGTCAAGAGGCAACAATCATTGTGA